From Anticarsia gemmatalis isolate Benzon Research Colony breed Stoneville strain chromosome 16, ilAntGemm2 primary, whole genome shotgun sequence:
gaaaatattacACTACATTTACAGCTTATTACTATTACAGCTTATTAATTGAACGACATTACGCAGTACAGCGTATTGTAATTGACATACACAcgactaataataatatacatacatatcgacttacgatttttttttattaaaagagtaaaaatatatatctaagATTGAAATGATGGCTTACAGAATATATCACCTGAAATAGAAGCCTGTCATAAACATAGTCTCTGGGAGAATTTTACTAAAGCCTGAATAGCAGAAGTCTTCCTTGTGCCTTTAAagaaaaattcttttatttatggaaCTCTCCGTTTGTGCCTGTTAGTTTCCCCAACAAAATAGTGATCAGTATCGGAAACAACAGAAACTTTGTTTCAAGACCCGTTCGAGTTAGCAAGGTGTGCAGAAGAACCATTTGCACAAACAGAATGAGTGTATTCAAATAAAGTTGTTTCCAGGTGGCAGAAGTTGAAAATGGGGGAGCAAAGAGGTCACCATTAGTTTCCCGGCACACTGGGGCGTAGGCGTCGGGGGTGTGGCACGGGGCGTGGGGGTCCCCGTGCCACCCCCTGGCGACCTACTCGCCACTATATCCATGTTCGAACAGCAGATCAAGGCTGAACCCATGAGGTAAGCCACTTAGCACTTCAGTAGTTAGTACTAGTAGCATGCTGCCAAGGGTTGAAGAGAGGATCACTGATCAATTCTGGATCCTAGAAGCTAGCTGACGGCTACGAAAATATGATTACCTCTCAATGATCGCAAAAGTAATCACGAAACCTGTTGAATGTGTTCGTCGCCACGGGATGTTGTTAGCTTAAAGTTGTTAACACGAATGGCGCAGCTAACGCCTGTTTTATAACAGTTCCTTCAGGTAACTAAAGGTGGGGAAATCATGTACAAAGAGGAATTTGCAAGTCGAACTTTTTTTTGTGTTTGGCTATTGTACATGAATTGTTAAATGTTAACGAACGTCCACCCCATTGAATTGTATTGTGTTGTTGAGACCCCTCGCTAATACGAGTTTCTATGAATAGCGTCCAAATTTTGAATACTTAAGTTCAACATTAAAAATCGTGTttgtaaatcaatttattaaatattagaaaatagtatattttcGAATTATTTGCTGACAATGGGCCTCTTCTTTTTCAAGCCACTTTCAAGGCCCATGCAGCCCTCATCCACTTCTACCCCGCAACACCGAGTAAGTACAATCCAAATGGAAGATCAATATTCCAACTCTAATTTTGTACCACTACTGAGAAAATAAATTGATCCTCCTATGCATAGCGATAGTAAACAGACTAATCAAAACCTGCGGTAACAAATAAAACTGGTACAATCAATTAAAGACAGAACgaagatttatttttgaaacatgaatttgaaaacatttatctttaaaacttGAAGTGCATGCATTAATGGTGCATctgaaattacaataataaattggaCTGAATTCTTTTACTTTTTGGCATAAAGAAACAGCAAATTAAATGTGAATGTGTTTACATTGCAGTTTTTACACATCTCATCCGCACGTTCACTCTGGTCCCCCCACAATAGGCCGATCAGATTCCAATCATGCAAGCATCATCAACATGAATCAACACCACCAGACACATCAGGAGGATTCAAAAGACAGCCTCATAGTACAACAGCAAGTACAACATCAACAGGATCTCATGGAACAACACCAACAACAAGAAATGCAACAAGATGATGAGGTATGCTACATCATACTTGCACTaacatactttaaaattttaaaagtctgACATAGCTAATTCAGAATACAGACACCAAAAATAAGCAACAGGACTacaaaatgtgatatttttgcaGCTAAGCTTCAAGGGAATGGAAGACGAAGGTGTCGAAATGGACATGGATGGTCGTCAATGTTCCCAGGTgagaatgaaaaaaatgattgaCTACAGAACATACAGTTTAGAAAACCATTGATTtgatgtatactaatattaataaaacgacGAATTCTACCGACGAAAAGGAAATAACACGATTGGTTTTGGTTTGCTATAACCTATAAGTCTATAAGCAATGGTCGTATATCGTAGGTGCGAAGAAGCAGCGTTTCcgtatagatagatagagcaCTAGCACCTATCACGGTCAATGGATCGgattattaataattacttaaataaatacgaatattttaacAGGGTATGGGAGTGGACATGGGATCAGTTCAAACTAAAATGGAAGTGTCGAACGGGGGGCAGTCGGCACCTCGTTCCAAGCCTCAAGCCTGCAAGGTGAGACGTAACAGACTAATATGTTTAACATGCATGTTCGGTGGTTTTTAAAGGTTTATGGAGCCAGTTGGAGTTCaaagtcaacttttatttttatccgaatttaaaaaacataattaccatccgtatgttttttatttttccgaAACGATTTATTTGAATTGCACATTATGTTGAAGGGACCGATAACGGAACTCTTTACTTAATGGTGacagtattgttttgttttgaaaacgtACATAACTTTCGAATTAGcattaaatgtttttgaatccgcaaccgttctcctatgaccggttcgccattggactgttcgtcgacaagatgattcatttatttccttttccccaacagagtctttcacctatggacattgcgtcgacagaaactttcatctatgtcaatttcgacgacaggtctttccagctacagaatattccaccgacacgacgataaacctattactctggtaactacagaccttttcatctaaggagaataggctgtcaattttaagacaagcgataaaacaaaaatatacatatctaacagctacagcttactgtatctttactaagagaacagGGTTGTTTACTTGCCTTAGAGAAGTCATTATTAAGAGCCTTTTAGCTTAAGTAGAACACTAATGTTCACAAATACAACTCGGAACTATCATAGAGGCTTTAAGgtccaaaaatgaaaaatgaaggCGTGACTTTAAGGTGACGATGATGTTAGAAATCTAAAATTAGCTTTCGTAGgcaaagaaaatgtaaattaccaaatacaaaaactactactacttaaTTCTTCGGGAATCTCAATCTGCCGAATATGTTTTGGAATACTTGGTAATTTTTTACTTCGTTCTCGTTGTATCATCTTCCGCATCGCATCCTTATTAGGCATATATGGAGAAGAAGTACTGGGTAGAACTTGGATGCACCGCTGAATGATTTGGGCAGGTGTGTCCATCGAGATGTTGgccttttcttttaaatttaccTTCAGTTTTAATTCCAGTTGTTTATCAGGATCAGGCAAATGTGCATGTTTATGATTTTGTGACATAAAAACATGAGTTTTATCTGCCGTGAGCAGAGTCGTTACAAACACGTTGCACCGAGCCGAATGATTTCGCGTACATCGCCAGTAAAACTTCATATCACGCCTATTGTTTAAGTGATAGGAGTTACCTTCATGGATTAAAATGTCTTTACCACGTTTAGATTTCACTATTTCACATTTACTCATTTTAAAAgcatcaaataattgttaagacGAAGATGCACTACACCCagaaacaagtaaaaaaaatgttattgataatatgaaactacccacttttatttacaattattcgtTATGTGCAAGCACCtactcacaaataaattaaaatttgctacctataaatatgttcgtagtatgtaaaataaatgaattgtaacGCAATATTTACATAGATCATTTCCGGTGCAATACATAGTAAGTAAAGGATGCAACTGTAGTATCTATgcacatgcaataaaattatcactacaatacttacgtataagataattttgttgttttattttcatggaATCGAATAGGATGTAAGtaatcaaaactacataaatgagtagttaatgcttttttataggtaagactaactcattttgagaattaagttctttatgttgtaagcaaagtttgacttctctaaggcaagtaaccaaccctgttctcttagtaaagatacagtaagctgtagctgttagatatgtatatttttgttttatcgcttgtCTTAAAATTGACAGCCAattctccttagatgaaaaggtctgtagttaccagagtaataggtttatcgtcgtgtcggtggaatattctgtagctggaaagacctgtcgtcgaaattgacatagatgaaagtttctgtcgacgcaatgtccataggtgaaagactctgttggggaaaaggaaataaatgaatcatcctgtcgacgaacagtccaatggcgaaccggtcataggagaacggttgcggattcaATGTTTTTTGTACACATTAGGCCACATTAAGAGGTGTAAGGAAACAATCTACAGCAGACacatgtatttttaagtaataaaatctaCATCGTTCCCACGAGAAAATCTTGGTGACAAAACCAAGctgtttatagaaataacgtAGATCATAAAAAACCGttaccttatttgtttttctaGGTATGTGGCAAAGTCCTATCGTCCGCTTCTTCTTACTACGTCCACATGAAGCTTCATTCAGGAAACAAACCCTTCCAGTGTACTGTAAgtacaatgttattataataatcgtaGCTATGTTAGCTTTAGCTATCGGGTATAAGGTAAAAAAGCATTTGTTCAAGTTAAGCtgttttttatcttttctcATTAATTCAACATTAATTTGAATAGGCAGAAGAATTTGTAAgctatttataaagtttaaagcATATATCGCAAGTAGTGCAGCAAGCGGAAGAAAAAGCAACAAAATCAAAGCATAAATGTGATTACAATACAACCTGTAACGGTCAATTCATTTTAAAgacaaatgttataatacatGCATACGAAATAATACCTGCATACGAAATAAGTAAGCTTGTTAATTAGTACAGTCTAGCTTCTTGCTATCTCTATGGCAGGAAATCGTGGGGTCGTTTCCcacacaaaacatttattttggtgACGCACCATAAGCAGGTCTGGATGACAGCACGTTGTTTGTACGGTCGTAAAATTACCTGCGGTACAAAATCAATCTTATTGCGAGAGCtgtataaaaaagatataaaatgtataccACTAAGTAAGCACAATACTGCCTCAGACTTGGTGgtaaactgaaacaaaaaaaagttagttaGGCACTACTTCACCAGATAGTATTATAAGACGGTTAAGTGTTTGTCTGTTCTTATTCTTCTAATATTTAGACTTGATTTCGAAATTTCGAGCCTTCTGCTGATCAGGAGAAGAACTTCTATTAGTAAGTATGTATTGAACCAAGACGTTTGTTGGACTAGGTTTGCGACGCAGCTTTTTGCCGCAAGCCTTACCTGGAAGTACACATGCGTACTCACACGGGCGAGCGCCCCTTTCAATGTGATCTCTGCCTCAAACGGTTCACTCAGAAGTCCAGTCTGAACACGCACAAACGTGTCCACACAGGTCAGTTCTATACATACACACTAACTCGATGCACATCCAAGTATCTCGGTGTTGTTATAGGCATTCAAAAAACAGATAAATGtactaacattaatatttagtaTCTACACAGTTTTTCTGTTTTTCGTCGgcctacataaataatatttttcaaacattgaATGTTCTGTGTAAACGGCCTGTAAGCTcgcatcaaaatatttttgatcgtATCTGTGTAATGTTAAATGTTACAGTAATCGTTCGcttgaaaaatattgatttatttgataacCGTTGATTATTTTGAGCCGATAGATAATTACATCATTGATGTCGAATTCAATTAATGTAATTTCCATATTTTTTAGCTGACTAATCAAAGATTGTGTTcggattttaattttagttaatccCCTTATTAATTCAATTGTAACCATCTCTTAGGGATGTTGAAACAACAAAATTAGGATGGAGGCATTAGGACAATATATGGAAGTTACATTTGATCCACACTGAACTTGAACAGAAAATCAATTCCCATATTTTAAGAATGTACCATGAGGggattgtttaattaatacctAATTACAAGTGAAATTGGATTCttgcaattttaataatcaaGTTGACCTCCTCCTGTTTCCGCGAAaccaaaatgtcaaaatttattttgatttcattattttaaattaaatcaattggCTACCTGTTATTAATTGTTGCTTATATCCTATTTTGACGCCCTGATAAATGagctattttgtattttatatgtattgtcTTTATATCTATATCCAtacctataatttattattgtattctgTGCTATATATAGATGtgctatatttatatttaatatattatttatgtatcacATTTTAAGCGggtagtatttattatttgtatgcaCACGTTCTATTTTCTgacgttattattttatgtagtgAGTAGATTTCTGTTTCATTTAAGTTGTAAAAGAAGAGAAAAAATGTATCCCGCAAATTGATGTTTTCCATGATACCCTTATAACGTAGATAATAATGTTgtcttttcttcttttttactCATTGCTGTGATGAggtactatattattattttagtttttattttcatagtgcttaattatacttacatataagTAAGCACGCGGCCTCTGGACGGAGCTTTTTACGACTTTATTCAAACacttatatacaatattttttatgccatCCATTATACGTATCGTATTCAATCGTATGGACTACCTACACTAGCTAGTAGGACACTGGTGCGACACACAATTCGCTGTAATAGTTGACAATACATATGCTTACATACGACATGTGAATAGTTTTTGAGTTGTGCCAATAATAGTAAAGTCGTTTCGCAAAGATCAGGGCGTGAGGAAGGCTTCGTTGATGTGAGGTAAACAGGGGGAGGTAAAGAACTCACAATGGATAGCTGACGATATATCCCTAAGTGCTATATCGTCAGACTGGCGGCTAAACGTTTAGGACAAATCGATTGTGTGTTCTTGTAATGGTGGTGTAGACCAAAGTTGTGAGAGCGTGTGTTGTTGGAATGTGGCCTGGGTTCTAGATGAGCACATGCGCGCGTTGATGGTGAAGGACCGGCCCTACAAGTGTGAACTCTGTCAGATGCGGTTCACGCAGAGCTCCAGCCTCAACCGACACAAGAAAATTCACACGGGTGGGTTGATGACGTCATCTCTAGCACCGCACCGTGCCGACTCTATCGATATCAGATCAAACTCTTCTCTTTCTGACCGGGCTCCTCAAGCCATTTAGTTCTTAGTACGATCAAAGTTCAATGTAAGCAGTAACTTGACTCATACGATGGTTTCGTTCAGAGGAACACAAACGCGCGCTGCTGGCCAAGGAACGGCCCTACCAATGCGGCATCTGCTTTGTGAGATTCACCCAGAAATCAAGTTTGGGCCGGCACGGAAAAATACATACCGGTGGGTCTCTATCTACCTCCTGCCTACTTGTGCGTGTCGTTATCCTTGAGGCAGAACGGTACTAACGTGTATTCTGTTATAGAGATAGCCTACCTCCCCCTGAATGTGTGTGAATGGTTTCTTAACTTAACATATTAGGTAATAATGAAATACATATTGTTTGAGAGGGTGCTGAGATGCTATATCGAACTCGTATAAATTATAGAGGAGCACAGACGAGCCCTGTTAGAGAAAGTGCGGCCGTACCAGTGCCACATCTGTTTTATGCGCTTCACTCAGAAGTCCAGCCTGGGACGACATGGGAAAATACACACTGGTAGGCATTTTCCCCTAAAATCCTTAAGTAGACAATGAATTTGTTAATTTCGTTAGCTCACGTTACTAGGCAGTAACTTAGCAGTGCGCGAGCTGGACTCTTGTTTTAGCTGAATTTTGTTGGTATTTCTAGAGGAGCACATCCAATCGCTGATCAACAAAGTGCGCCCCTATCAATGCGACATCTGTGACAAGCGGTTCACTCAGAAGTCCAGCCTTGGCACTCATAAACGTATACACACCGGTGGGTCCCTTGATATTTCCTTTATTTTGGTTACGGTCTCTAAGCCACAATGCATagttttttatacttacaatgTGGCTTTGACACCTATGTTTTGTGAATAGTTTTAAGGGCTCCCTGacctaattacttaattttatttatcttgcaTATAGTTAAGCGGTTTGGTAGTGACATGTTTTCTCGTTTCAGtcagtttttttactaaaacgtACATACAATTAGGTTACACACGCTCAAAAACTATTCACAAACAGTAAAGTAAAGCATGTGTACGTTGTGATGATTTCCGTTAAGTTATAGGAGAGAGAATGTCTGATGGACAAATAACGTCGTTCAAATTCCCTCATGGTAGTGCTCAGTGGGCAGTGATCAGTATACGGTTGCTAGACCAGTAGAATTATTTGTCCATcgtggttttgttttgtttctctGTCCCCCCGTGTCCGTGTGTTGGTCGGCGCAGGGGAGCGGCCGTTCCAGTGCACCGTCTGCCTCAAGTCCTTCACGCAGAAGTGCGCGCTCAATTTGCACGAAAAAATACATACGGGTTAGTAGCCCACATATATTTTAATCCGCAGTATTCCTTTCGGTACGATTAGCGTTAACTTACGACTCGTCATGCAGTCATTTCATTAGCGTCACGCTTCGTTCCTATTTTTCCGTTGCCCGCCTAACCCGTTGTTTTACTGTCCCTGTTTACGATAGCTTCCATCTCGTTGCTTTCGACTAACATCTCGACTTCTTTAACTCATTCAAATGCGCGCTTTACGTACTTCTGCATTCACTGATAATTTCCCGcctatcataatattaatacaatccGCCGGTCATTCGTCCTCTTACCCCTCTCATTCCGCATACGACTCGGTGTTTTAGCATTTATCATTTTATCATTTCTTCATGGATATTAATTCATTCACAAAAGCGGTAATGCAATCGCCGCAATGACGCACTATTGGCGCCTCGGCACTTTGAAGGTGCCATCAAAATTTGGGTTTACAAAATTGGGGCGAAACGGTCGCCGCGAGCGACGGCATGCGGTCGAGATCGGCGGGGCGGGCGGCCAAGGCTCCGTGGCCTAGCGTCGGCGACGTGCGTTACTCGCTTTTGTGTGTGCACTGGGCGCAGTGCAAGGGCGACCTTTCGCGTGCGGGCAATGCCCGGCGGCGTTCGGCCGCCGCCCCTACCTGGACATTCACATGCGCACGCATACAGGCGAGCGGCCCTATCAGTGCGACGCGTGTCTCAAGCGCTTCACGCAGAAGTCCAGCCTCaatatacataagcggacgcaCACAGGTGGGTGACACCGCGGGCCGGACTGGCCGTCCGCCCGCCCCGCGCCTCTCCACTCGCACTCCGCCTCTCCTCCGAATCTCTCCCTAGTATACGTACGCCTCGCGACTTTACCTGTAATCGTAGCGAAAGATTTGGAGCGGAGTAAGCGGCGAGCGGCGACCGGTCCGCACCGCGATCTCCGTAGAGCGAGGGCGTCTAGCGTCCTTGCGGTCTCGCCGCCGCTATAATATATGTGTTGGGCACCAGTCCAGGGCAGACCGTTCCAGTGCCTGTCGTGCCCCGCCGCCTTCACCTGCAAGCAATACCTGGAGATACACACGCGCACCCACACCGGCGAGCGGCCGTATCAGTGCGACATCTGCCTGAAGCGCTTCACGCAGAAATCCAGTCTCAACATTCACAAGCGGACCCATTCAGGTACGTGAGTGGCCGGCGAGGCGCGAGGCCGCCGGGCGCTAGGGACGTATGGACGAATGTCACGTATGTGGGCTACTAGTGCGTGCACGCGGGGAGGCGGGCCGCGGCTCCACGCTAACCCTCGTGTCCTCCACAGTGCAGGGCCGGCCGTTCCAGTGCCTGCAGTGCCCCGCCGCCTTCACGTGCAAGCAGTACCTCGAGATCCACAACCGCACGCACACCGGCGAGCGGCCCTACCAGTGTGACGTATGCCTCAAGAGATTCGCGCAAAAATCTACACTCAATATACACAAAAGAACGCACACAGGTCAGTCGACAACGCTCTGAGCACGCTTCTCAatcgttttgttttattcagtcGTTCATGATCATTGGCTAATACTGTCTCATTGTATTCTTAATATGTTTTGTACTTTTGACTTGGAAGTTGTCGGTGCCACATAACGAACTAATTAAGGTAGTCGTGAGTATACAGATATGTGTAGATGTATaatatgaatgaatttaaaCTAATGTAATGCGGGGGTGTAACTGTGTCAGTGCAAGGGCGGCCGTATCAATGTATGGAGTGCCCGGCGGCGTTCACTTGCAAGCCGTACCTGGAGATTCACATGCGCACGCACACCGGTGAAAGGCCGTTCGAGTGCGATGTCTGTTACAAACGCTTCACGCAGAAATCCACGCTCAACATTCACAAGCGAATTCATACCGGTATGACATCATGCACTCGCGTACCCTACATTATAACAACCCCTATTGTAATAACTACGACGAATATGTGATGCACTCTAGGAACTTGGGTTTCGAATAGACGGAAAACATTTTCTATGGTTTCTCAAAATATTTGCCATTTTCACATCATCTAACATTTCGAAATGATGACAGATTTATAGGCACGGCGCGCAAGAAATCATAAGCATTTTTTCTTCTGCACCTAAGACTCAAAAAACAAATACTCAGTATTAGTTTGAACTTAGAATCTGTTTTTCGGCTAAGCCTAACTCAAGTGTAGTGGATAATGTCACTGGGAGACAGTAGTTAAGAAGACGGCAAATTGCTATACAGGTAGAACCATTGTCATTCTGAACTTAATGATGTGGCACCGACAACCAAACTAGATTTATTTTCTCATCCGCTACATCATCACTTGAGTTCCAGtatcgtattatttattataatttcttggCTTACATTCATTAATTTCAGACTGCATCACTCTCTAATTGCATCTTGCCGTCTTTCTAACATCATTTGCCTTTCTCGCTTTTCATTAgttgattttaaatacttattcaCATCATTGCTATTTTATGTCTCTTTTGTATAAAGCCGTATTTAAAACATAACGTGTGGTATTTCAGGTGAACGCCCATATGCTTGTGATATTTGTCAGAAAAGATTTGCTGTGAAGAGCTATGTAACAGCTCACAGGTAagacataactttaaaacttttttcgTAACTTAACCTTATACAACGGGTTGTTTTTCCGGAGTTTATCACAAATTATTAGAATCGgcttttttgattttttttttacggatTTTTCGGAATTTTTGATTATCATAAGAAcaagaaaaagataaaatatcgAACTAGCCGCCAGCAAACTACAGCCAAAACAGAAGCACGTATATAAAGAAACTCTCAGTGCTGTCTTTTGGAGGCATTTCCACCCTAGTCGAAGAAACTTTTTCACCAAGGCGATATTAATTATTGCTTTACAGGgaataagttaataaaacaaatactaaatgtTCAGATGGTCTCACGTGGCGGACAAGCCGTTGAACTGCGACCGGTGCTCGATGACGTTCACATCCAAGTCGCAGTTCGCGCTGCACATCCGCACGCACTCGTCCGGCTCTTGCTACGAGTGCAGCGTGTGCGGACGATCCTTCGTCAGGGACAGCTACTTAATAAGGTACTgcaacatttacatatttataaaataatttcgcCTCAAC
This genomic window contains:
- the LOC142979538 gene encoding uncharacterized protein LOC142979538 isoform X15, with translation MFEQQIKAEPMSHFQGPCSPHPLLPRNTDFYTSHPHVHSGPPTIGRSDSNHASIINMNQHHQTHQEDSKDSLIVQQQVQHQQDLMEQHQQQEMQQDDELSFKGMEDEGVEMDMDGRQCSQGMGVDMGSVQTKMEVSNGGQSAPRSKPQACKVCGKVLSSASSYYVHMKLHSGNKPFQCTVCDAAFCRKPYLEVHMRTHTGERPFQCDLCLKRFTQKSSLNTHKRVHTDEHMRALMVKDRPYKCELCQMRFTQSSSLNRHKKIHTEEHKRALLAKERPYQCGICFVRFTQKSSLGRHGKIHTEEHRRALLEKVRPYQCHICFMRFTQKSSLGRHGKIHTEEHIQSLINKVRPYQCDICDKRFTQKSSLGTHKRIHTVQGRPFQCLQCPAAFTCKQYLEIHNRTHTGERPYQCDVCLKRFAQKSTLNIHKRTHTVQGRPYQCMECPAAFTCKPYLEIHMRTHTGERPFECDVCYKRFTQKSTLNIHKRIHTGERPYACDICQKRFAVKSYVTAHRWSHVADKPLNCDRCSMTFTSKSQFALHIRTHSSGSCYECSVCGRSFVRDSYLIRHHNRVHRENHSNVSANSMGTSIATNTNNSNNGNFDSPGVCDLSFYSSFVPMVNRYMTSQGTQVSMQDTSKMSAMSPQSIASISSPPPSHTPTPQPQMSGQLHLAD
- the LOC142979538 gene encoding uncharacterized protein LOC142979538 isoform X11 — protein: MFEQQIKAEPMSHFQGPCSPHPLLPRNTDFYTSHPHVHSGPPTIGRSDSNHASIINMNQHHQTHQEDSKDSLIVQQQVQHQQDLMEQHQQQEMQQDDELSFKGMEDEGVEMDMDGRQCSQGMGVDMGSVQTKMEVSNGGQSAPRSKPQACKVCGKVLSSASSYYVHMKLHSGNKPFQCTVCDAAFCRKPYLEVHMRTHTGERPFQCDLCLKRFTQKSSLNTHKRVHTEEHRRALLEKVRPYQCHICFMRFTQKSSLGRHGKIHTEEHIQSLINKVRPYQCDICDKRFTQKSSLGTHKRIHTGERPFQCTVCLKSFTQKCALNLHEKIHTGERPYQCDACLKRFTQKSSLNIHKRTHTVQGRPFQCLSCPAAFTCKQYLEIHTRTHTGERPYQCDICLKRFTQKSSLNIHKRTHSVQGRPFQCLQCPAAFTCKQYLEIHNRTHTGERPYQCDVCLKRFAQKSTLNIHKRTHTVQGRPYQCMECPAAFTCKPYLEIHMRTHTGERPFECDVCYKRFTQKSTLNIHKRIHTGERPYACDICQKRFAVKSYVTAHRWSHVADKPLNCDRCSMTFTSKSQFALHIRTHSSGSCYECSVCGRSFVRDSYLIRHHNRVHRENHSNVSANSMGTSIATNTNNSNNGNFDSPGVCDLSFYSSFVPMVNRYMTSQGTQVSMQDTSKMSAMSPQSIASISSPPPSHTPTPQPQMSGQLHLAD
- the LOC142979538 gene encoding uncharacterized protein LOC142979538 isoform X14 → MFEQQIKAEPMSHFQGPCSPHPLLPRNTDFYTSHPHVHSGPPTIGRSDSNHASIINMNQHHQTHQEDSKDSLIVQQQVQHQQDLMEQHQQQEMQQDDELSFKGMEDEGVEMDMDGRQCSQGMGVDMGSVQTKMEVSNGGQSAPRSKPQACKVCGKVLSSASSYYVHMKLHSGNKPFQCTVCDAAFCRKPYLEVHMRTHTGERPFQCDLCLKRFTQKSSLNTHKRVHTEEHIQSLINKVRPYQCDICDKRFTQKSSLGTHKRIHTGERPFQCTVCLKSFTQKCALNLHEKIHTGERPYQCDACLKRFTQKSSLNIHKRTHTVQGRPFQCLSCPAAFTCKQYLEIHTRTHTGERPYQCDICLKRFTQKSSLNIHKRTHSVQGRPFQCLQCPAAFTCKQYLEIHNRTHTGERPYQCDVCLKRFAQKSTLNIHKRTHTVQGRPYQCMECPAAFTCKPYLEIHMRTHTGERPFECDVCYKRFTQKSTLNIHKRIHTGERPYACDICQKRFAVKSYVTAHRWSHVADKPLNCDRCSMTFTSKSQFALHIRTHSSGSCYECSVCGRSFVRDSYLIRHHNRVHRENHSNVSANSMGTSIATNTNNSNNGNFDSPGVCDLSFYSSFVPMVNRYMTSQGTQVSMQDTSKMSAMSPQSIASISSPPPSHTPTPQPQMSGQLHLAD
- the LOC142979538 gene encoding uncharacterized protein LOC142979538 isoform X4 — its product is MFEQQIKAEPMSFYTSHPHVHSGPPTIGRSDSNHASIINMNQHHQTHQEDSKDSLIVQQQVQHQQDLMEQHQQQEMQQDDELSFKGMEDEGVEMDMDGRQCSQGMGVDMGSVQTKMEVSNGGQSAPRSKPQACKVCGKVLSSASSYYVHMKLHSGNKPFQCTVCDAAFCRKPYLEVHMRTHTGERPFQCDLCLKRFTQKSSLNTHKRVHTDEHMRALMVKDRPYKCELCQMRFTQSSSLNRHKKIHTEEHKRALLAKERPYQCGICFVRFTQKSSLGRHGKIHTEEHRRALLEKVRPYQCHICFMRFTQKSSLGRHGKIHTEEHIQSLINKVRPYQCDICDKRFTQKSSLGTHKRIHTGERPFQCTVCLKSFTQKCALNLHEKIHTGERPYQCDACLKRFTQKSSLNIHKRTHTVQGRPFQCLSCPAAFTCKQYLEIHTRTHTGERPYQCDICLKRFTQKSSLNIHKRTHSVQGRPFQCLQCPAAFTCKQYLEIHNRTHTGERPYQCDVCLKRFAQKSTLNIHKRTHTVQGRPYQCMECPAAFTCKPYLEIHMRTHTGERPFECDVCYKRFTQKSTLNIHKRIHTGERPYACDICQKRFAVKSYVTAHRWSHVADKPLNCDRCSMTFTSKSQFALHIRTHSSGSCYECSVCGRSFVRDSYLIRHHNRVHRENHSNVSANSMGTSIATNTNNSNNGNFDSPGVCDLSFVPMVNRYMTSQGTQVSMQDTSKMSAMSPQSIASISSPPPSHTPTPQPQMSGQLHLAD
- the LOC142979538 gene encoding uncharacterized protein LOC142979538 isoform X3 codes for the protein MFEQQIKAEPMSFYTSHPHVHSGPPTIGRSDSNHASIINMNQHHQTHQEDSKDSLIVQQQVQHQQDLMEQHQQQEMQQDDELSFKGMEDEGVEMDMDGRQCSQGMGVDMGSVQTKMEVSNGGQSAPRSKPQACKVCGKVLSSASSYYVHMKLHSGNKPFQCTVCDAAFCRKPYLEVHMRTHTGERPFQCDLCLKRFTQKSSLNTHKRVHTDEHMRALMVKDRPYKCELCQMRFTQSSSLNRHKKIHTEEHKRALLAKERPYQCGICFVRFTQKSSLGRHGKIHTEEHRRALLEKVRPYQCHICFMRFTQKSSLGRHGKIHTEEHIQSLINKVRPYQCDICDKRFTQKSSLGTHKRIHTGERPFQCTVCLKSFTQKCALNLHEKIHTGERPYQCDACLKRFTQKSSLNIHKRTHTVQGRPFQCLSCPAAFTCKQYLEIHTRTHTGERPYQCDICLKRFTQKSSLNIHKRTHSVQGRPFQCLQCPAAFTCKQYLEIHNRTHTGERPYQCDVCLKRFAQKSTLNIHKRTHTVQGRPYQCMECPAAFTCKPYLEIHMRTHTGERPFECDVCYKRFTQKSTLNIHKRIHTGERPYACDICQKRFAVKSYVTAHRWSHVADKPLNCDRCSMTFTSKSQFALHIRTHSSGSCYECSVCGRSFVRDSYLIRHHNRVHRENHSNVSANSMGTSIATNTNNSNNGNFDSPGVCDLSFYSSFVPMVNRYMTSQGTQVSMQDTSKMSAMSPQSIASISSPPPSHTPTPQPQMSGQLHLAD